GTCAAGAATTTTCCACCACCACACCCGAACAAGTAGACTACGTAGCGGTCTCTCCGGTGCAGATAGTGTCAGTAGCAACCAGCATGATTCCCTTTTTGGAACATGACGACGCTAACCGTGCCTTGATGGGTTCTAATATGCAACGGCAAGCAGTACCCCTACTCAAACCAGAGCGACCCTTGGTAGGAACAGGTTTAGAAGCCCAAGGTGCTAGAGACTCTGGGATGGTGATTGTTTCTCGTACTGATGGCGATGTAGTTTATGCAGATGCGGCTGAAATTCGCGTCAGAGTTAGAGAAAAAGCAATAGGTAGTGGTGAAGATGCAAACAGCAACACTGCTGCCAAACCCCAGGAAATTAGATATGTGCTGTCTAAATATCAACGTTCCAACCAAGACACCTGCCTGAACCAAAAACCCCTAGTCCGCATTGGCGAAAAAGTGGTAGCCGGACAGGTGTTGGCAGATGGTTCTTCCACCGAGGGGGGAGAGTTGGCACTGGGACAAAACATTGTTGTGGCTTATATGCCTTGGGAAGGTTACAACTACGAAGACGCGATTTTGATTTCTGAGCGATTGGTGCAGGATGATATTTACACCTCAATTCACATTGAAAAATATGAAATTGAGGCTAGACAAACCAAACTGGGACCAGAAGAAATCACTAGAGAAATTCCCAACGTCGGTGAAGATGCCCTGCGACAGTTAGATGAACAGGGAATCATCCGCATTGGGGCATGGGTAGAAGCTGGAGACATTCTAGTGGGAAAAGTCACGCCGAAGGGTGAGTCTGACCAACCACCAGAAGAAAAACTGCTGCGGGCAATCTTTGGTGAAAAAGCTCGAGATGTGCGGGATAACTCTCTGCGAGTTCCCAATGGTGAAAAAGGCCGAGTCGTTGATGTGCGGTTGTTCACCAGAGAACAAGGGGACGAACTGCCACCAGGAGCAAACATGGTGGTGCGGGTGTATGTGGCACAGAAACGCAAAATCCAAGTCGGCGACAAAATGGCAGGGAGACACGGCAACAAGGGGATTATTTCTCGGATTTTGCCAGCGGAAGATATGCCTTACCTGCCTGATGGTTCACCGGTGGATATTGTGCTTAACCCCTTGGGTGTTCCTAGCCGGATGAATGTGGGTCAAGTATTTGAATGTTTGTTAGGTTGGGCGGGTCAGAATTTGGGAGTGAGGTTTAAGATCACTCCCTTTGATGAAATGTATGGGGAAGAATCTTCTCGCCGCATTGTCCATGGCAAACTGCAAGAAGCTAGGGACGAAACCGGGAAAAACTGGGTCTACAATCCCGATGATCCGGGCAAAATCATGGTTTATGACGGACGCACAGGGGAACCTTTTGACCGTCCCATCACGGTGGGAGTCGCCTATATGCTCAAACTGGTGCATTTAGTTGATGACAAAATTCACGCCCGTTCCACAGGACCCTATTCTCTAGTGACTCAACAACCTTTGGGAGGAAAAGCCCAACAAGGTGGTCAAAGATTTGGAGAAATGGAAGTGTGGGCGCTGGAGGCTTTTGGCGCTGCTTATACCTTGCAGGAGTTGTTAACAGTGAAATCTGACGATATGCAAGGGCGGAATGAGGCTCTCAATGCGATCGTTAAAGGTAAGGCTATTCCTCGTCCGGGTACTCCAGAATCTTTCAAGGTATTAATGCGAGAGTTGCAATCTTTGGGTTTAGATATTGCTGTGCATAAGGTAGAAACCCAAGCCGATGGCAGTTCGTTGGATGTGGAAGTTGACCTGATGGCGGATCAATCAGCCCGCCGCACTCCACCTCGTCCCACCTATGAGTCACTTTCTCGTGAGTCGTTGGAAGAAGAAGAATAGGTGATTGGGGACTGGGGACTGGGGGACTGGGGACTGGGGAATGGGGACTGGGGACTGGGGACTGGGGACTGGGGACTGGGGACTGGGGACAGAAGGCAAAAGGCAAAAGGTAATAGATTATTCTCCTCTGCTCCCCTGCTCCCCTGC
The Anabaena sphaerica FACHB-251 DNA segment above includes these coding regions:
- the rpoB gene encoding DNA-directed RNA polymerase subunit beta, whose product is MTNETYMEPAFLLPDLIEIQRSSFRWFLEEGLIEELNSFSPITDYTGKLELHFLGHNYKLKEPKYSVEESKRRDSTYAVQMYVPTRLLNKETGDIKEQEVFIGDLPLMTDRGTFIINGAERVIVNQIVRSPGVYYKSEIDKNGRRTYSASLIPNRGAWLKFETDRNDLVWVRIDKTRKLSAQVLLKALGLSDNEIFDALRHPEYFQKTIEKEGQFSEEEALMELYRKLRPGEPPTVLGGQQLLDSRFFDPKRYDLGRVGRYKLNKKLRLSVPDTMRVLTPGDILAAVDYLINLEYDIGSIDDIDHLGNRRVRSVGELLQNQVRVGLNRLERIIRERMTVSDAEVLTPASLVNPKPLVAAIKEFFGSSQLSQFMDQTNPLAELTHKRRLSALGPGGLTRERAGFAVRDIHPSHYGRICPIETPEGPNAGLIGSLATHARVNQYGFLETPFRPVENGRVCYEKAAVYMTADEEDDLRVAPGDIPVDENGHIMGLQVPVRYRQEFSTTTPEQVDYVAVSPVQIVSVATSMIPFLEHDDANRALMGSNMQRQAVPLLKPERPLVGTGLEAQGARDSGMVIVSRTDGDVVYADAAEIRVRVREKAIGSGEDANSNTAAKPQEIRYVLSKYQRSNQDTCLNQKPLVRIGEKVVAGQVLADGSSTEGGELALGQNIVVAYMPWEGYNYEDAILISERLVQDDIYTSIHIEKYEIEARQTKLGPEEITREIPNVGEDALRQLDEQGIIRIGAWVEAGDILVGKVTPKGESDQPPEEKLLRAIFGEKARDVRDNSLRVPNGEKGRVVDVRLFTREQGDELPPGANMVVRVYVAQKRKIQVGDKMAGRHGNKGIISRILPAEDMPYLPDGSPVDIVLNPLGVPSRMNVGQVFECLLGWAGQNLGVRFKITPFDEMYGEESSRRIVHGKLQEARDETGKNWVYNPDDPGKIMVYDGRTGEPFDRPITVGVAYMLKLVHLVDDKIHARSTGPYSLVTQQPLGGKAQQGGQRFGEMEVWALEAFGAAYTLQELLTVKSDDMQGRNEALNAIVKGKAIPRPGTPESFKVLMRELQSLGLDIAVHKVETQADGSSLDVEVDLMADQSARRTPPRPTYESLSRESLEEEE